The Sorangiineae bacterium MSr11367 genome window below encodes:
- a CDS encoding acyltransferase domain-containing protein produces the protein MSADREEMLAQYLKRLTHELHATKLRLRKLEEKSEEPIAIVAMSCRFPGGASSPEGLWDLLREGRDATTEFPQNRGWDVDALYDPEPGKAKKSYVRHGSFLHDADQFDAAFFGISPHDATPIDPQQRLLLEAAWEAFERAGIVPQTLQGSLTGVFVGVMVNDYLMRISGSDDSLLGSAGSTASGRIAYKFGLEGPAITVDTACSSSLVSIHLACQALRHGDCTLALAGGVTTMATPAMFIEFCKLGVLSPDGRSRAFSSDANGAGWAEGAGLVLLERLSDAQKNGHPVLAVIRSSAVNQDGKSQGFTAPNGTAQRRVIRQALESARLTPADVDAVEAHGTGTALGDPIEAHALLATYGEAHTREKPLWLGSLKSNLGHTQAAAGVGGVMKMVLAMQHGLLPKTLHADTPSPHVDWSSGSLRLLTEGVPWKTNGHPRRAGVSSFSVSGTNAHLVLEEPPAPEAPPAPRGPASALPFVLSAISETALQAQASKLAAHLAARPDMALDDVAHSLATTRTHFAHRASVVARDRASLVSGLDALAQGQFAPNVVLGQRKPAGKVAFVFPGHGSQWAEMGRVLLEQSPAFREHAEACARALAPHFDEPLLALLRSAPPSALKRVDIVQPLVFTVMVSLAAAWRALGIEPDAVVGHSQGEIAAAYVAGALSLEDAAKVVALRSRALATLRGKGAMASIELPVRELEPRVVRFGKRLAVGGINGPHSTVVSGDPDAIDELLAELPAGVYSVKIGVDCASHSPQIESLREGLADALRGLTPRAGTVPLYSSVTGARVEGASLDGEYWYQNLRQPVSFDAAVQKLLADEHRFFVEVSPHPVLKLVLQEALETHRISGAVVDSVQRSQGTLDRLLLSAGELHAHGHPLDWPSVLPPARSVALPTYAFQRRRFWPDMVDGDVQSAPETRASTSAEHLHPRPPLSSAYVAPSTDIERVLADAWGQVLGIREVGVHDDFFELGGNSVIAGQVLSRLKRSFPIQIRFDLFFGNPTIAALAPRIEERLIAALEELPEDEAERLLATYNPAPH, from the coding sequence ATGTCAGCGGACCGTGAAGAGATGCTCGCGCAGTACTTGAAGCGCCTCACCCACGAGCTCCATGCGACCAAATTGCGCTTGCGCAAGCTCGAGGAAAAGTCGGAAGAGCCCATTGCCATCGTGGCCATGAGCTGCCGCTTTCCCGGCGGCGCATCCTCCCCCGAAGGACTCTGGGACCTTCTGCGCGAGGGGCGTGATGCCACCACCGAGTTTCCCCAGAACCGCGGCTGGGACGTGGACGCGCTCTACGATCCCGAGCCCGGCAAGGCCAAAAAGTCGTACGTGCGCCATGGCTCGTTCCTTCATGACGCCGACCAGTTCGATGCGGCGTTCTTCGGCATCAGCCCGCACGATGCCACGCCCATCGATCCGCAGCAGCGCCTTCTCTTGGAGGCCGCCTGGGAGGCCTTCGAGCGCGCGGGGATCGTGCCGCAGACCCTTCAGGGAAGTCTGACCGGCGTCTTCGTCGGTGTGATGGTCAACGATTACCTGATGCGCATCTCGGGCTCCGACGATTCGCTCCTCGGCAGCGCAGGCAGCACCGCGTCGGGGCGCATCGCGTACAAGTTCGGACTCGAGGGGCCCGCCATCACCGTCGATACGGCGTGCAGTTCCTCGCTCGTCTCGATCCACCTCGCATGCCAGGCCCTGCGCCACGGCGACTGCACCCTCGCCCTCGCGGGCGGCGTCACCACCATGGCGACGCCGGCCATGTTCATCGAGTTTTGCAAGCTCGGGGTCCTCTCACCGGATGGCCGCAGCCGCGCCTTCTCCAGCGACGCCAATGGCGCGGGGTGGGCCGAGGGCGCGGGGCTGGTGCTGCTCGAGCGGCTCTCCGATGCGCAGAAGAACGGACACCCGGTCTTGGCCGTCATCCGCAGTTCGGCGGTGAATCAGGACGGCAAGAGCCAAGGATTCACGGCGCCCAATGGCACCGCGCAACGGCGCGTCATCCGCCAGGCCCTCGAGAGTGCGCGGCTCACGCCCGCGGATGTCGACGCCGTCGAGGCCCATGGGACGGGCACCGCGCTGGGCGATCCCATTGAGGCGCACGCGCTGCTCGCCACCTACGGCGAGGCCCACACGCGCGAGAAGCCGCTGTGGCTTGGCTCGCTCAAGTCGAACCTCGGGCACACGCAGGCGGCGGCCGGTGTCGGCGGGGTGATGAAGATGGTGCTCGCCATGCAGCACGGCCTCTTGCCCAAGACGCTGCACGCGGATACGCCGTCGCCGCACGTCGATTGGTCCTCGGGCTCCCTCCGGCTCTTGACCGAGGGCGTGCCCTGGAAGACCAACGGGCACCCCCGCCGTGCGGGCGTGTCGTCGTTCAGCGTCAGCGGCACCAACGCGCACCTCGTGCTGGAGGAGCCGCCGGCCCCCGAAGCACCGCCGGCGCCTCGAGGGCCCGCGTCCGCGTTGCCCTTCGTGCTCTCCGCCATTTCCGAAACGGCGCTGCAGGCGCAGGCCTCGAAGCTCGCCGCGCACCTCGCCGCGCGCCCGGACATGGCGCTCGACGATGTCGCGCATTCGCTCGCCACCACGCGAACGCACTTCGCGCACCGAGCCTCCGTCGTCGCGCGCGATCGCGCATCGCTGGTGAGCGGCCTCGATGCGCTGGCCCAGGGGCAGTTCGCCCCGAACGTGGTGCTCGGTCAACGCAAGCCGGCGGGGAAAGTCGCGTTCGTCTTTCCGGGGCACGGCTCGCAATGGGCCGAGATGGGACGCGTGCTCCTCGAGCAGTCGCCGGCCTTTCGCGAGCACGCCGAGGCTTGCGCGCGTGCGCTCGCACCGCACTTCGACGAACCGTTGCTCGCGCTCTTGCGCAGCGCACCGCCCTCGGCGCTGAAGCGCGTGGACATCGTGCAGCCGCTGGTCTTCACCGTCATGGTGTCGCTGGCGGCCGCATGGCGCGCGTTGGGCATCGAGCCGGACGCCGTCGTGGGGCACAGCCAAGGAGAAATCGCCGCCGCGTACGTCGCCGGCGCCCTGTCCCTCGAGGATGCGGCCAAGGTCGTGGCGCTGAGGAGCCGTGCCTTGGCGACCCTTCGCGGCAAGGGCGCCATGGCGTCCATCGAGCTGCCAGTGCGCGAGCTCGAGCCGCGGGTGGTGCGCTTCGGAAAGCGCCTCGCGGTGGGCGGCATCAACGGCCCGCACTCCACCGTCGTCTCGGGCGATCCCGATGCCATCGACGAGCTCCTCGCCGAGCTGCCCGCAGGGGTCTACTCGGTCAAAATCGGCGTCGACTGCGCCTCGCACAGCCCGCAAATCGAGTCCCTTCGCGAAGGGCTCGCCGACGCGCTCCGAGGCCTCACGCCGCGAGCGGGCACCGTCCCGCTCTATTCGAGCGTCACCGGAGCGCGCGTCGAGGGTGCCTCGCTCGATGGCGAATACTGGTACCAAAATTTGCGGCAGCCCGTCTCCTTCGACGCGGCGGTCCAGAAGCTGCTCGCCGACGAGCATCGCTTCTTCGTCGAAGTGAGCCCTCACCCCGTGCTCAAGCTGGTGCTGCAAGAGGCCCTCGAGACGCATCGCATCTCCGGCGCCGTCGTCGACTCCGTGCAGCGGAGCCAGGGCACGCTCGATCGACTGCTTCTCTCGGCCGGCGAACTCCACGCGCACGGGCATCCCCTCGATTGGCCGAGCGTCCTACCGCCCGCGCGAAGCGTCGCCCTTCCCACGTACGCGTTTCAGCGACGCCGCTTTTGGCCGGACATGGTCGACGGCGACGTGCAGAGCGCCCCCGAGACGAGGGCGTCCACGTCGGCCGAGCACCTGCACCCGCGACCGCCCTTGTCCAGCGCGTACGTGGCGCCCTCGACGGACATCGAGCGCGTGCTCGCCGACGCGTGGGGGCAAGTGCTGGGCATCCGCGAGGTCGGCGTCCACGACGACTTCTTCGAGCTCGGCGGCAACTCGGTCATCGCGGGCCAAGTGCTCTCGCGCCTCAAGAGATCTTTCCCGATCCAAATTCGCTTCGACCTCTTCTTCGGCAACCCGACCATCGCCGCCTTGGCACCCCGCATCGAGGAGCGCCTCATCGCGGCCCTCGAAGAGCTCCCGGAAGACGAAGCGGAGCGGCTCCTGGCGACCTACAACCCAGCCCCCCATTGA